From the genome of Pseudarthrobacter sp. NIBRBAC000502772:
CAGGATGAGGACACCGACGACCGCCAGCAGCAGGACACCGCCCACAACGCCGAGGATGGTCCACAGCTTCCGGCGGCTTTGCGCCGGGGGCTCTTGTCCGGGCAGGCCAAATGGCCCCTCGGACGAGTATTGCCCGGGTGCACCGTACTGTGGCGGGTTGCCGGGCAGCGGTGGCGCGGCATGCTCCCCGGGGTTCCTGGGCTGCCCCGTTGGTTGCGCGGGCTGCCCCGTTGGTTGCGCGGGCCAGGCCGCCGGCTGGACCGGCTGGTACGGTCCCTGAGGATTGCTCACGATGGAGCCTTTCCGGCAACGCACTGGCACTGCCTTATTGTTGGGACCCGCTGAACGGCACCCGTGGATTCACCTTGGAACAGCCTATAACCCAGCCCGCCGGGGCTGGGTATCGGGGCGGTAATAAGGGCTGCTGGCCCTAAGCGTCTCCGGATCCCCGCTCGAGCAGCGGCTGGATGCGGAACGGGATGAGTTCGCTCATGGCCAGTGCGGTGTCCGTCCTGTCCACTCCATCGCACGCCAGGATTTTCCCGTTGATCCGGAAGAGGTCCTCGGCGTCCAGGGCCACTACCCGGAGCAGGAGGTCAGCAGAGCCGGTGAGGCCGTAGCCTTCCAGGATTTCCGGAATGCCGGCGAGGTCATGGGCCAGCTGTCCCAGTTTCTGCTGCTGGACGTGGACGGAAATGAATGCCATGAGCGGATAGCCCAGGGATGCCGGGTTGATACGCCGTTCGAAGGACAGGAAGACGTGCTTCTTCTCCAGCTGGGCCATGCGCGCCTGGACGGTGTTCCGGGAGAGCCCCAGCTTCTGGGCCAACGCCACCACGGTCCGCCGGGGGTCGCGGGCAAGGGCCGAGAGTAGCCGTGTGTCTGTGCCATCCAAAGCTTGCATAATGCGCAACGTTAGCACGGTGAAGGCGGTGCAAACAGGGCATTATGCGCAGTATCCGCCGCGGCGGTTGTACCCATTGAGCATTGTGAGTAGGGTCACAATTATCCGGGGCAACGGCGCCCGGGCGGCCGGCGGCGGGCGGGACCACAAGTCCCCAGGCTCCGGTCAAACGACGTGAGAAGGTTGCGTGCCATCGTGTCTACAGCAAGGAACCTGATCCAGCTGGTTACCCCGGCAGGGGAGCGGATCAGCCACCCGGAGTTCGATCCCTGGGTGAAGGACATCGGGGATGAGCAGTTGTGTTCCCTCTACGAGGACCTGACGGTCATCCGGCGGATCGATGTTGAGGCCACCGCCCTCCAGCGTCAGGGCGAGCTCGGCCTTTGGCCCCCGTTGCTGGGGCAGGAGGCGGCGCAGGTCGGTTCCGGCAGGGCCCTGCGCGAGGACGACTTTGTCTTCTCCAGCTACCGGGAAAACGGTGTGGCGTACTGCCGCGGCGTGGACCTGACGGACATCACGCGGGTGTGGCGTGGCACGGCCTCCTCCGGCTGGGATCCGTACACCGTGAATATGGCCACCCCGCAGATCATCATCGGCGCGCAGACCCTGCATGCCACGGGCTACGCCATGGGCATCCAGAACGACGGCGCGGACTCGGTGGCGGTGACATACTTCGGCGACGGTGCCACCAGCGAAGG
Proteins encoded in this window:
- a CDS encoding Lrp/AsnC family transcriptional regulator; this encodes MQALDGTDTRLLSALARDPRRTVVALAQKLGLSRNTVQARMAQLEKKHVFLSFERRINPASLGYPLMAFISVHVQQQKLGQLAHDLAGIPEILEGYGLTGSADLLLRVVALDAEDLFRINGKILACDGVDRTDTALAMSELIPFRIQPLLERGSGDA